A single genomic interval of Tursiops truncatus isolate mTurTru1 chromosome 1, mTurTru1.mat.Y, whole genome shotgun sequence harbors:
- the RPL5 gene encoding large ribosomal subunit protein uL18, which translates to MGFVKVVKNKAYFKRYQVKFRRRREGKTDYYARKRLVIQDKNKYNTPKYRMIVRVTNRDIICQIAYARIEGDMIVCAAYAHELPKYGVKVGLTNYAAAYCTGLLLARRLLNRFGMDKIYEGQVEVTGDEYNVESIDGQPGAFTCYLDAGLARTTTGNKVFGALKGAVDGGLSIPHSTKRFPGYDSESKEFNAEVHRKHIMGQNVADYMRYLIEEDEDAYKKQFSQYIKNNVTPDMMEEMYKKAHAAIRENPVYEKKPKKEVKKKRWNRPKMSLAQKKDRVAQKKASFLRAQERAAES; encoded by the exons ATG gGGTTTGTTAAAGTTGTCAAGAATAAGGCCTACTTCAAGAGATACCAAGTGAAATTTAGAAGACGGCGAG agggcAAAACTGACTACTATGCTCGGAAACGATTGGTAattcaagataaaaataagtaCAACACACCCAAATACAGAATGATAGTTCGTGTAACTAACAGAGATATCATTTGTCAG ATTGCTTATGCCCGTATAGAAGGAGATATGATAGTTTGTGCAGCTTATGCTCATGAACTCCCGAAGTATGGTGTGAAGGTTGGCCTGACAAATTATGCTGCAGCATATTGTACTGGCCTGCTGCTGGCACGCAGG CTTCTTAATAGGTTTGGTATGGACAAAATTTATGAAGGCCAAGTCGAGGTGACTGGAGATGAATACAATGTTGAAAGCATTGATGGTCAACCTGGTGCCTTCACCTGTTACTTGGATGCAGGGCTTGCCAGGACTACTACTGGGAATAAAGTTTTTGGGGCCCTGAAGGGAGCTGTCGATGGAGGCTTGTCTATCCCTCACAG TACCAAACGGTTCCCTGGTTATGATTCAGAAAGCAAAGAATTCAATGCTGAGGTACACCGAAAGCACATCATGGGGCAGAACGTTGCAGATTATATGCGTTACCTGATTGAAGAAGATGAAGATGCTTACAAGAAACAATTCTCTCAATACATAAAGAACAACGTAACTCCAGACATG ATGGAGGAGATGTATAAGAAGGCTCATGCTGCAATACGAGAGAATCCAGTGTATGAGAAGAAGCCtaagaaagaagttaaaaagaaGAG GTGGAACCGTCCCAAAATGTCACTTGCCCAGAAGAAAGATCGGGTAGCTCAGAAGAAGGCAAGCTTCCTTAGAGCTCAGGAACGGGCTGCTGAGAGTTAA